In Limanda limanda chromosome 21, fLimLim1.1, whole genome shotgun sequence, a genomic segment contains:
- the LOC133027925 gene encoding potassium voltage-gated channel subfamily A member 7-like codes for MDSSDPQEDERGSRRNGSDGEKDKQLKNQLNNEEKGEKEIQGNEKEKKKERRRSGSLWRSGWALSERLAINVSGMRYETQLRTLAQFPDTLLGDARRRARYFDPLRNELFLDRNRACFDAILYFYQSGGRIRRPANIPLDIFMDELMFYELGEDIVNRFKEDEGFPKEEERLLPSNEIQKQLWMLFEHPESSSGARIIAIISVMVIVVSIIIFCLETLPDFRHEKERREIYFYKYHSLEKNVSENMPLPQSVFHDPFFLVETMCICWFSFELFMRLTCCPSKTLFFKDVMNIIDFSAILPYFVTLGTELAKDNDATPATSLAIIRVIRLVRVFRIFKLSRHSKGLQILGQTLKASMRELGLLIFFLFIGVILFSSAIYFAEADHNNTAFISIPHAFWWAVVTMTTVGYGDMYPETVWGKLVGSMCAIAGVLTISLPVPVIVSNFSYFYHRETECVDQTEFAHVQPMDDEPEGEEIDEGDRDPDGEYYAIEGSCNPLNGTLLGGLCTAQSTEFRGGNTYLSESLVTQV; via the exons ATGGACAGCAGCGACCCACAGGAAGACgaaagaggaagcagaaggaATGGGAGCGATggtgagaaagacaaacagctgaAGAACCAGCTCAACAATGAGGAAAAAGGGGAAAAGGAGATCCAAGGgaatgagaaagagaagaagaaagagcgTCGGCGATCTGGGTCTCTATGGAGGAGTGGATGGGCGTTGAGTGAAAGACTTGCCATCAATGTGTCAGGGATGCGCTATGAAACTCAGCTTCGCACCTTAGCCCAGTTCCCTGACACCCTACTAGGTGACGCCAGGCGGAGAGCACGGTACTTTGACCCTCTCCGAAATGAGCTCTTCCTGGATCGCAATCGGGCCTGCTTTGATGCCATTCTGTATTTCTACCAGTCGGGCGGGAGGATTCGGAGGCCAGCCAACATACCACTGGACATCTTCATGGATGAGCTGATGTTCTACGAGCTAGGAGAGGACATCGTAAACCGTTTCAAGGAGGACGAAGGTTTtccaaaagaggaggagaggctgctGCCATCCAACGAAATTCAGAAACAACTGTGGATGCTGTTTGAGCACCCTGAGTCCTCATCGGGTGCACGTATCATAGCCATCATCAGCGTCATGGTCATTGTGGTGTCCATCATCATCTTCTGCCTGGAGACACTACCCGACTTCAGGCATGAGAAGGAGAGGCGAGAG aTATATTTTTACAAGTACCACTCCCTAGAAAAGAATGTATCCGAGAACATGCCTCTTCCGCAAAGTGTTTTTCACGACCCCTTCTTCTTGGTGGAGACAATGTGTATATGCTGGTTTTCATTTGAGCTCTTCATGCGCCTCACTTGCTGTCCCAGTAAGACGCTGTTCTTCAAGGATGTCATGAACATCATCGACTTCAGTGCCATCCTGCCATATTTTGTCACTCTGGGAACAGAGCTGGCCAAGGACAATGACGCCACTCCAGCAACATCTCTGGCCATCATCAGAGTCATCAGGTTAGTGAGAGTGTTCAGGATCTTCAAGTTGTCTCGTCACTCAAAGGGCCTCCAGATTCTCGGCCAGACACTGAAGGCCAGCATGCGAGAGCTGGGCCTTcttatcttcttcctctttattGGCGTCATCCTTTTCTCCAGCGCCATCTACTTTGCTGAGGCTGATCACAATAACACGGCCTTTATCAGTATACCACACGCCTTTTGGTGGGCAGTCGTCACCATGACCACAGTGGGCTATGGTGACATGTACCCAGAAACAGTATGGGGTAAGCTTGTTGGCTCAATGTGCGCCATAGCTGGCGTGCTTACCATATCACTACCAGTGCCTGTCATAGTATCCAATTTTAGTTACTTCTACCATCGGGAGACTGAATGTGTGGATCAAACCGAGTTCGCCCATGTCCAGCCAATGGACGATGAGccagaaggagaggaaataGATGAAGGGGATAGGGATCCAGATGGAGAATATTATGCAATTGAAGGCAGCTGTAACCCCCTGAATGGTACTCTGCTGGGTGGACTGTGCACAGCGCAGAGCACGGAGTTCAGAGGGGGAAATACGTATCTGAGCGAATCATTGGTCACTCAGGTTTAA